Proteins from a single region of Deltaproteobacteria bacterium GWA2_45_12:
- a CDS encoding transcriptional regulator (indirectly regulates nitrogen metabolism; at high nitrogen levels P-II prevents the phosphorylation of NR-I, the transcriptional activator of the glutamine synthetase gene (glnA); at low nitrogen levels P-II is uridylylated to form PII-UMP and interacts with an adenylyltransferase (GlnE) that activates GlnA), with translation MKKIEVIIKPFKLDEVKEALTELGIKGMTLTEVKGFGRQKGHTELYRGAEYVVDFLPKIKIEIVVKDDEVAKLVDVVQNVARTGSIGDGKIFVSPVEGVIRIRTGEKGENAV, from the coding sequence ATGAAAAAAATAGAAGTCATTATCAAGCCGTTTAAGTTAGATGAAGTTAAAGAAGCCTTGACCGAATTGGGAATTAAGGGAATGACCTTAACCGAAGTCAAGGGCTTTGGTCGCCAAAAAGGGCATACAGAACTTTACAGAGGTGCCGAATATGTTGTCGATTTTTTACCTAAAATCAAAATTGAAATTGTGGTGAAAGATGACGAAGTGGCCAAGTTAGTTGACGTTGTTCAAAACGTTGCCCGCACAGGTTCTATTGGAGATGGCAAAATATTTGTTTCTCCTGTGGAAGGTGTGATTCGTATTCGCACCGGTGAAAAAGGAGAAAATGCGGTTTAA